A single genomic interval of Halorubrum aethiopicum harbors:
- a CDS encoding acetate--CoA ligase family protein, translating into MGTLNELFDPDRVAVVGATAREGAVGRAVTSNLLADFDGETVPVNPNYDEVLGTPCVDAVGDADADVAVVVVPPSIVLDAIEACGEAGVGNVVVITAGFGETGEDGADRERRLAEIADEYDLNLVGPNSLGIMSTPSGMNATFGPENALPGGLSFMSQSGAFVTAVLDWANDNGVGFKDVVSLGNKAVLDETDFVDHWGDDEGTDVIIGYLEGIEDGREFIETARETAADTPIVAVKSGRTSAGARAASSHTGTLAGSERAYEAGLDQAGVIRAESVDELFDAAGILGSQPLPDTDSVAIVTNAGGPGVMATDAVGDAGLELASFTSGTTEALRESMPEEANVHNPVDVIGDADVDRFREALETVIADENVGAALVLAAPTATLEFDELGEAVRETVSETDAPVAACLMGGDRTREPKRRLQAAGIPCYFDPARGIESLATLAEYRDIREREYADPMSFDVDRERAREVLATVRDREDNRLGVEAMELLDAYGIPTPAGEIVDSPERASEVAAGIDGDVVMKIVSPDILHKSDIGGVAVGVPDADAADTYEDLVTRARNYQPDATILGVQVQEMVDLEDGVETIVGMNRDPQFGPLVMFGLGGIFVEVMEDTAFRVAPVSEPEAREMTEEIRSAPLLRGARGRDPVDLDAVIETIGRLSQLVTDFPAILELDINPLVALPDADGGANAAAVDVRLTVDPEELDLDDGSEALAPEEPHQ; encoded by the coding sequence ATGGGTACGCTCAACGAACTGTTCGACCCGGACCGGGTCGCGGTCGTCGGCGCGACGGCCCGCGAGGGCGCGGTCGGCCGCGCCGTCACGTCGAACCTGCTCGCGGACTTCGACGGCGAGACGGTCCCCGTCAACCCGAACTACGACGAGGTGCTCGGGACGCCCTGCGTCGACGCGGTCGGCGACGCCGACGCCGACGTCGCGGTCGTCGTCGTCCCGCCCTCGATCGTGTTGGACGCCATCGAGGCGTGCGGCGAGGCGGGGGTCGGCAACGTCGTCGTGATCACCGCGGGGTTCGGCGAGACGGGCGAGGACGGCGCGGACCGCGAGCGTCGTCTCGCCGAGATAGCCGACGAGTACGACCTGAACCTCGTCGGCCCGAACAGCCTCGGGATCATGTCGACGCCCTCGGGAATGAACGCGACGTTCGGCCCCGAGAACGCCCTGCCGGGCGGGCTCTCCTTCATGAGCCAGTCGGGCGCGTTCGTCACCGCCGTCCTCGACTGGGCCAACGACAACGGCGTCGGCTTCAAGGACGTGGTCTCGCTCGGGAACAAGGCCGTCCTCGACGAGACGGACTTCGTCGACCACTGGGGCGACGACGAGGGGACGGACGTGATCATCGGCTACCTCGAGGGGATCGAGGACGGCCGCGAGTTCATCGAGACCGCCCGCGAGACCGCCGCCGACACCCCGATCGTGGCCGTGAAGTCCGGTCGCACGAGCGCCGGCGCGCGGGCGGCCTCCTCGCACACCGGCACGCTCGCCGGCTCCGAGAGGGCCTACGAGGCCGGTCTCGACCAGGCGGGCGTCATCCGCGCGGAGTCGGTCGACGAGCTGTTCGACGCCGCCGGCATCCTCGGCAGCCAGCCGCTGCCCGACACCGACAGCGTCGCGATCGTGACCAACGCCGGCGGCCCCGGCGTGATGGCGACCGACGCGGTCGGCGACGCCGGCCTCGAGCTGGCCTCGTTCACGAGCGGGACCACGGAGGCGCTCCGCGAGTCGATGCCCGAGGAGGCGAACGTCCACAACCCCGTCGACGTGATCGGCGACGCCGACGTCGACCGGTTCCGCGAGGCGCTCGAGACCGTCATCGCCGACGAGAACGTGGGTGCCGCGCTCGTGTTGGCCGCGCCGACCGCGACCCTCGAGTTCGACGAGCTGGGCGAGGCGGTCCGCGAGACCGTTTCCGAAACCGACGCGCCGGTCGCCGCCTGCCTGATGGGCGGCGACCGGACCCGCGAGCCGAAACGGCGGCTTCAGGCGGCCGGGATCCCCTGTTACTTCGACCCCGCCCGCGGGATCGAGAGCCTCGCGACGCTCGCGGAGTACCGCGACATCAGGGAGCGCGAGTACGCCGACCCGATGTCGTTCGACGTCGACCGCGAGCGCGCCCGCGAGGTGCTCGCGACGGTCCGCGACCGCGAGGACAACCGCCTCGGCGTGGAGGCGATGGAACTGCTCGACGCCTACGGGATCCCCACGCCCGCCGGCGAGATCGTCGACTCGCCCGAGCGCGCGAGCGAGGTCGCGGCCGGGATCGACGGCGACGTGGTCATGAAGATCGTCTCGCCGGACATCCTCCACAAGTCCGACATCGGCGGCGTCGCGGTCGGCGTCCCCGACGCGGACGCGGCGGACACCTACGAGGACCTCGTCACCCGCGCGCGAAACTACCAGCCGGACGCGACGATCCTGGGCGTCCAGGTCCAGGAGATGGTCGATTTAGAGGACGGCGTCGAGACCATCGTCGGGATGAACCGCGATCCGCAGTTCGGCCCGCTCGTGATGTTCGGGCTCGGCGGGATCTTCGTGGAGGTGATGGAGGACACGGCCTTCCGCGTCGCGCCCGTCTCCGAGCCGGAGGCCCGCGAGATGACCGAGGAGATCCGCTCCGCGCCGCTGTTGCGCGGCGCTCGCGGCCGCGACCCGGTCGATCTGGACGCCGTGATCGAGACGATCGGCCGGCTCTCACAGCTCGTCACCGATTTCCCCGCGATCCTGGAGCTCGACATCAACCCGCTCGTCGCACTGCCCGACGCCGACGGCGGCGCGAACGCCGCCGCCGTCGACGTCCGACTCACCGTCGACCCCGAGGAGCTCGACCTCGATGACGGATCCGAAGCACTCGCCCCCGAGGAACCCCACCAATGA
- a CDS encoding PAS domain-containing sensor histidine kinase has protein sequence MTDSPEPETLLDLAGETVVVLDEEGAFRYLNATVTDVLGFEPADLVGESVLEFVHPDDERRVERLFATAVDGVPPEETFEYRYRTADGEWVWLQSDLYPPAETGVDGYVMSSRNVTGEVESIRRLETIVSTSPDVLWMFDADWSELLFANDSLGTVFGMTSADLRADPSRFLDVVHPDDRRAVERAMARLSAGEPVRIDYRIEPSTGEAKWVRVPAEPVYEDGGEGIVAISGFARDVTAEYRRNRQLTVMDNLLRHTIRNDMNVVMGTAERIADRTTDGLETHAETIRRVAAELLDTAEKQRDVIDLLGESGAPRPLPVEPLVSEAVERVRTRDPRAEFDVSCVTEATAVAVPELRYAIDELVENAVEHAESAPVVRIGVGREDERVAIAVRDNCPPIPTEQRRAVTDEWEMDRLRHTVGMGLWLVYWIAERSGGSLAFDTHPNGNVVTLCLPGARETACECAVESTGTREPTGAEIPAEAREPTGTWIPTGPMEATAEATTRGSDPASRRSFDSERRSGAIDDRGSETVDLDRESGTIDRDRRDGIARE, from the coding sequence ATGACCGACTCGCCGGAACCCGAGACCCTTCTCGATCTCGCGGGGGAGACGGTCGTCGTGCTCGACGAGGAGGGAGCCTTCCGGTACCTCAACGCGACCGTCACCGACGTTCTCGGGTTCGAACCCGCCGATCTCGTCGGCGAGAGCGTCCTCGAGTTCGTCCACCCCGACGACGAGAGACGGGTGGAGCGGCTCTTCGCGACCGCCGTCGACGGCGTGCCGCCGGAGGAGACCTTCGAGTACCGGTACCGAACCGCAGACGGCGAATGGGTCTGGCTCCAGAGCGACCTGTACCCGCCCGCGGAGACCGGCGTCGACGGCTACGTGATGAGTTCGCGGAACGTCACGGGGGAGGTCGAGTCGATCCGCCGGCTGGAGACCATCGTCTCGACGTCGCCGGACGTGCTCTGGATGTTCGACGCGGACTGGTCCGAGCTGCTGTTCGCGAACGACTCGCTCGGAACCGTGTTCGGGATGACTTCGGCCGACCTCCGCGCGGATCCGAGTCGGTTCCTCGACGTCGTCCACCCGGACGATCGCCGCGCGGTCGAACGCGCGATGGCGCGGCTCTCGGCGGGAGAGCCGGTGCGCATCGACTACCGGATCGAGCCCTCGACGGGCGAGGCGAAGTGGGTCCGCGTGCCGGCCGAACCGGTCTACGAGGACGGCGGCGAGGGGATCGTCGCGATCTCCGGATTCGCTCGGGACGTCACCGCCGAGTACCGGCGGAACCGCCAGCTGACGGTGATGGACAACCTGTTGCGTCACACCATCCGGAACGACATGAACGTCGTGATGGGGACCGCAGAGCGGATCGCCGACCGAACGACCGACGGGCTCGAGACCCACGCGGAGACGATCCGCCGCGTCGCCGCGGAGCTCCTCGACACCGCGGAGAAACAGCGGGACGTGATCGATCTGCTGGGGGAGAGCGGAGCCCCGCGGCCGCTCCCAGTCGAGCCGCTGGTCTCCGAGGCGGTCGAGCGGGTTCGGACCCGCGATCCCCGCGCCGAGTTCGACGTCTCGTGCGTCACGGAGGCGACCGCGGTCGCGGTCCCGGAGCTCCGGTACGCGATCGACGAACTCGTCGAGAACGCGGTCGAGCACGCCGAGTCGGCCCCCGTCGTTCGGATCGGGGTGGGCCGCGAGGACGAGCGGGTCGCGATCGCGGTCAGGGACAACTGCCCGCCGATCCCGACCGAACAGCGCCGAGCCGTCACCGACGAGTGGGAGATGGACCGCCTCAGACACACCGTCGGGATGGGGCTGTGGCTCGTCTACTGGATCGCCGAGCGGTCCGGCGGGAGTCTCGCGTTCGACACCCACCCGAACGGGAACGTCGTCACGCTCTGCCTCCCCGGCGCGCGGGAGACCGCGTGTGAGTGCGCCGTGGAGTCGACGGGGACGCGAGAGCCGACCGGAGCGGAGATCCCGGCCGAGGCGCGAGAGCCGACCGGGACGTGGATTCCGACGGGACCGATGGAGGCGACGGCGGAGGCGACGACGCGGGGGTCAGATCCCGCGTCGCGGCGGTCGTTCGACTCCGAGCGCCGGAGCGGGGCCATCGACGACCGGGGAAGTGAGACGGTCGACCTCGACCGGGAAAGCGGGACGATCGACCGCGACCGACGGGACGGGATCGCGCGCGAGTGA
- a CDS encoding winged helix-turn-helix domain-containing protein, with protein sequence MKRDPSRLGGPTTLTEADDDLDTAFDALSDPDCRRILAAVDEPMTTNEIADDCDIALSTAYRKVERLSETPLLAEGVRFDPNGDHAAEYSRGVTDATVELSDAGVRLTMESADADASIAAFDAPGVSAD encoded by the coding sequence ATGAAACGAGACCCGTCCCGCCTGGGTGGCCCGACGACGCTGACGGAGGCCGACGACGACCTGGACACCGCGTTCGACGCGCTCTCGGATCCCGACTGTCGGCGCATCCTCGCCGCGGTGGACGAGCCGATGACCACGAACGAGATCGCCGACGACTGCGACATCGCTCTCTCGACGGCCTACCGCAAGGTCGAGCGACTGAGCGAGACGCCGCTTCTCGCCGAGGGGGTCCGGTTCGACCCGAACGGCGACCACGCGGCCGAGTACTCCCGCGGCGTCACCGACGCCACCGTCGAGCTCTCCGACGCCGGCGTTCGGCTGACGATGGAGTCCGCGGACGCCGACGCGTCCATCGCCGCCTTCGACGCGCCCGGCGTCTCCGCGGACTGA
- a CDS encoding helix-turn-helix domain-containing protein has product MGAGIRAEVSLPTSSPSPFDGVVDGSTPIYSVARSRIAPEPAADDRPAGDDGEDGGMPDDETPDDGVPDDGTPDDGEERDPGVPADAAGDTVVIEFLADADLEVPEGVETVFDYGRKAAYRFEVPCADESPFSVLDRHGVPATETVVRDGRLLVTFHATDLPTLRGVLEDLQESCADMRVLRLLQSSTTPEESDLVTFDRSELTERQREVLSAAYDAGYFDHPKGANAGEVAAELDIDRSTFSEHIAAAQRKILATVLD; this is encoded by the coding sequence ATGGGAGCCGGCATCAGGGCGGAGGTCTCGCTGCCGACGTCGTCGCCGTCGCCGTTCGACGGCGTTGTCGACGGGTCGACCCCGATCTACAGCGTGGCACGGAGCCGGATCGCCCCCGAGCCGGCCGCTGACGACCGTCCGGCGGGCGACGACGGCGAGGATGGCGGGATGCCGGACGACGAGACGCCGGACGACGGGGTGCCAGACGACGGGACGCCCGACGACGGCGAGGAACGGGACCCCGGCGTCCCCGCCGACGCCGCCGGCGACACCGTCGTGATCGAGTTCCTCGCGGACGCCGACCTCGAGGTCCCGGAGGGCGTCGAGACGGTGTTCGATTACGGCCGGAAGGCGGCCTACCGGTTCGAGGTGCCGTGTGCCGACGAGTCGCCGTTCTCCGTGCTCGACCGCCACGGCGTCCCGGCGACGGAGACGGTGGTCCGGGACGGCCGGCTCCTCGTGACGTTTCACGCGACCGATCTCCCGACGCTGCGGGGGGTCCTCGAGGACCTCCAGGAGTCCTGTGCGGACATGCGGGTGCTGCGGCTGTTACAGTCGTCGACGACGCCGGAGGAGAGCGACCTGGTCACCTTCGACCGGAGCGAACTGACCGAGCGCCAGCGCGAGGTGCTCTCGGCCGCCTACGACGCCGGCTACTTCGATCACCCGAAGGGGGCGAACGCGGGGGAGGTGGCCGCGGAGCTCGACATCGACCGCTCGACGTTCAGCGAGCACATCGCGGCCGCCCAGCGGAAGATCCTCGCGACGGTGCTCGACTGA
- a CDS encoding DUF7560 family zinc ribbon protein, translated as MTTPTHTFVCPECRRSFEVDDAMREALLEAGCVVCGAPVVDADLTAPAVE; from the coding sequence ATGACGACACCCACACACACCTTCGTCTGCCCGGAGTGTCGCCGCTCGTTCGAGGTGGACGACGCGATGCGGGAGGCGCTGCTCGAGGCCGGCTGTGTCGTCTGCGGCGCGCCCGTCGTCGACGCCGACCTCACCGCCCCCGCGGTGGAGTGA
- a CDS encoding pyridoxamine 5'-phosphate oxidase family protein, translating to MTTKREAEMSASEIDAFLARHETGVLSLARDDTPYAIPISYGYDENSREAFLRLVSTVDSEKREFLGSDPDARIVVYEEDDGSYTSVVAVGTLERVDPATLTPETIAQYGETRRPLFEIWADGKPDLDIQLYRLAPDRLTGRTVVVDRDE from the coding sequence ATGACGACGAAGCGCGAGGCTGAGATGTCCGCGTCCGAGATCGACGCGTTCCTCGCCCGCCACGAGACCGGCGTGCTCTCGCTCGCCCGCGACGACACCCCGTACGCGATCCCGATCTCCTACGGCTACGACGAGAACTCACGCGAGGCGTTCCTGCGGCTGGTCTCCACCGTCGACAGCGAGAAACGCGAGTTCCTCGGCTCCGATCCCGACGCCCGGATCGTGGTGTACGAGGAGGACGACGGGAGCTACACCAGCGTCGTCGCCGTCGGGACGCTCGAGCGGGTCGACCCCGCGACGCTCACCCCCGAGACGATCGCCCAGTACGGCGAGACCCGCCGGCCGCTCTTCGAGATCTGGGCCGACGGCAAGCCCGACCTCGACATCCAGCTCTACCGGCTCGCTCCCGACCGGCTGACCGGCCGCACCGTCGTCGTCGACCGCGACGAGTAG
- a CDS encoding creatininase family protein, producing the protein MNDSPGLETSRLDELTWREVDSALEETRTLLLPVGSVEQHGHHLPLGVDVFMPEAIGALVAERVPALLAPPIPYGVTPHHTFKPGTVTVSTETFQRYVFDVCDSAADWGIEHVLLVNGHYLAQDPELEIVVRRLRTESDVEAFHVPLVELFADVAEEIRTGEVSFHASEFETSIMLELFPELVDMDAATAVDPPAESLPLTDYDALGENEVGWAFTADEMASITPAGNVGDPTVATAEKGAALVDAAVSDVVTLIEELERRRREE; encoded by the coding sequence ATGAACGACTCCCCCGGCCTCGAGACGAGCCGGCTCGACGAGCTGACGTGGCGCGAGGTCGACTCCGCGCTCGAGGAGACCCGGACGCTGCTGCTTCCGGTCGGCAGCGTCGAACAGCACGGCCACCACCTGCCGCTCGGCGTCGACGTCTTCATGCCCGAGGCGATCGGGGCGCTCGTGGCCGAGCGCGTCCCGGCGCTTCTCGCCCCGCCGATCCCGTACGGTGTCACTCCCCACCACACGTTCAAGCCGGGGACGGTGACGGTGTCGACGGAGACGTTCCAGCGGTACGTCTTCGACGTCTGTGACTCCGCGGCCGACTGGGGGATCGAACACGTCCTGCTCGTCAACGGCCACTACCTCGCCCAGGACCCCGAACTGGAGATCGTCGTCCGCCGGCTCCGGACCGAAAGCGACGTGGAGGCGTTCCACGTCCCGCTCGTGGAGCTGTTCGCGGACGTCGCCGAGGAGATACGGACGGGCGAGGTGTCGTTTCACGCCTCGGAGTTCGAGACGAGCATCATGCTGGAGCTGTTTCCCGAACTCGTCGACATGGACGCCGCGACCGCGGTCGATCCCCCCGCGGAGTCGCTCCCGCTCACCGACTACGACGCGCTCGGCGAGAACGAGGTCGGCTGGGCGTTCACCGCCGACGAGATGGCGTCGATCACTCCCGCGGGCAACGTCGGGGACCCGACGGTCGCGACGGCAGAGAAGGGGGCGGCGCTCGTCGACGCGGCGGTCTCCGACGTGGTGACGCTGATCGAGGAGCTGGAGCGTCGGCGACGCGAGGAGTGA
- a CDS encoding DUF7560 family zinc ribbon protein, whose amino-acid sequence MTTAEFSCPGCNQTIEVNDEMRETILEVGCPVCTTAVSDDDFAEA is encoded by the coding sequence GTGACGACCGCAGAGTTCTCGTGTCCGGGCTGTAACCAGACCATCGAGGTGAACGACGAGATGCGCGAGACCATCCTCGAGGTCGGCTGCCCCGTCTGTACGACCGCCGTGAGCGACGACGACTTCGCCGAGGCGTAG
- the pan1 gene encoding proteasome-activating nucleotidase Pan1, with the protein MSDTVDDVDMPYDEGSASRQEKIETLQERLEVLETQNEEMRDKLLDANAENNKYQQKLERLTHENKKLKQSPLFVATVQELTEDGAVIKQHGNNQEALTEITEEMREEIGPDDRVAVNNSLSVVKKLEKETDVRARVMQVEHSPDVTYNDIGGLEDQMQEVRETVEMPLERPEMFEDVGIQPPSGVLLYGPPGTGKTMLAKAVANETDATFIKMAGSELVHKFIGEGAKLVRDLFEVARENQPAVLFIDEIDAIASKRTDSKTSGDAEVQRTMMQLLSEMDGFDERGEVRIIAATNRFDMLDPAILRPGRFDRLIEVPKPDTAGREIIFRIHTRKMNLADGIDFTELAGMVEDASGADIKAICTEAGMFAIRDDRTQVTLEDFLEAYEKLQETDETDADDSLAFA; encoded by the coding sequence ATGAGTGACACCGTCGACGACGTCGACATGCCCTACGACGAGGGATCGGCGTCGAGACAGGAGAAGATCGAGACCCTCCAGGAGCGGCTGGAGGTCCTCGAGACGCAGAACGAGGAGATGCGCGACAAGCTCCTCGACGCCAACGCCGAGAACAACAAGTACCAACAGAAGCTCGAGCGGCTCACCCACGAGAACAAGAAGCTCAAGCAGTCGCCGCTGTTCGTGGCCACGGTCCAGGAGCTCACGGAGGACGGCGCGGTCATCAAACAGCACGGCAACAACCAGGAGGCGCTGACGGAGATCACGGAGGAGATGCGCGAGGAGATCGGCCCCGACGACCGGGTCGCGGTCAACAACTCGCTGTCCGTCGTCAAGAAGCTCGAGAAGGAGACGGACGTCCGCGCCCGCGTCATGCAGGTCGAACACTCCCCGGACGTCACCTACAACGACATCGGCGGGCTCGAAGACCAGATGCAGGAGGTCCGCGAGACCGTCGAGATGCCGCTCGAGCGTCCCGAGATGTTCGAGGACGTCGGCATCCAGCCGCCGAGCGGCGTCCTGTTGTACGGCCCGCCGGGGACCGGCAAGACGATGCTGGCGAAGGCGGTCGCCAACGAGACGGACGCCACCTTCATCAAGATGGCCGGCTCCGAACTCGTCCACAAGTTCATCGGCGAGGGCGCGAAGCTCGTCCGCGACCTCTTCGAGGTCGCCCGCGAGAACCAGCCCGCCGTCCTGTTCATCGACGAGATCGACGCCATCGCCTCGAAGCGGACGGACTCGAAGACCTCCGGCGACGCCGAGGTCCAGCGCACGATGATGCAGTTGCTCTCGGAGATGGACGGCTTCGACGAGCGCGGCGAGGTGCGGATCATCGCCGCCACCAACCGCTTCGACATGCTCGATCCCGCCATCCTCCGTCCCGGCCGCTTCGACCGGCTCATCGAGGTACCCAAACCCGACACCGCGGGCCGGGAGATCATCTTCCGGATCCACACCCGCAAGATGAACCTCGCCGACGGGATCGACTTCACGGAGCTCGCCGGCATGGTCGAGGACGCCTCCGGCGCGGACATCAAGGCGATCTGTACCGAGGCCGGGATGTTCGCGATCCGCGACGACCGGACGCAGGTCACGCTCGAGGACTTCCTCGAGGCCTACGAGAAGCTCCAGGAGACCGACGAGACCGACGCCGACGACTCGCTCGCGTTCGCGTAG
- a CDS encoding MarR family transcriptional regulator — translation MSTTEAVAADEDVSDRWEAVRDLPPSAKLVAKVLDYNDTLTQSQLAEETLLPPRTVRYALSRLEEEDVIDSRFSFTDARKRLYSLAV, via the coding sequence ATGAGCACCACGGAAGCCGTCGCCGCCGACGAGGACGTCTCGGACCGCTGGGAGGCCGTTCGCGACCTGCCGCCGAGCGCCAAGCTCGTCGCGAAGGTCCTCGATTACAACGACACGCTGACCCAGAGCCAACTCGCCGAGGAGACGCTTCTCCCCCCGCGGACCGTCCGGTACGCGCTCTCCCGGCTCGAGGAGGAGGACGTGATCGACTCCCGCTTTTCCTTTACCGACGCCCGCAAGCGGCTGTACTCGCTGGCGGTCTGA
- the mre11 gene encoding DNA double-strand break repair protein Mre11, producing MTRVIHTGDTHVGYQQYHSPVRRQDFLDAFGAVVDDAVDDDVDAVVHAGDLFHDRRPELPDLMGTIAVLRRLADAGIPFLAVVGNHESTRGGQWLDLFERLGLATRLGDAPTVVGDVAFYGLDHVPVSRRDDLKYDFEPHDADYAALVAHGLFEPFAHADWDTETVLAESDVDFDAMLLGDNHTPDSAEVAGTWVTYPGSTERASASEREGRGYNLVSFDEASVGGDDRVEIRRRALDTREFVFVSVELGPDEGEARVRERVREHDLADAVVLVEITGEGDPVTPAAVEEFADAEGALVARVTDRRTVETDEEFNVSFADPEAAVRERIAEMGLSAAGLDVDDAVRSDSIADANVRETVKNRVEERLDDPSAFAAADDAEGESDAENTGREEASGGDGDPEKASERDPIDDDATEADTADEGSADERSADDDATDDENDRSDRSTPADGQVSMEDYL from the coding sequence ATGACACGGGTGATCCACACCGGCGACACCCACGTCGGGTACCAGCAGTACCACTCGCCGGTCAGACGCCAGGACTTCCTCGACGCGTTCGGGGCCGTCGTCGACGACGCGGTCGACGACGACGTCGACGCCGTCGTCCACGCGGGCGACCTCTTTCACGACCGGCGGCCCGAACTCCCCGACCTCATGGGGACCATCGCCGTCCTCCGGCGGCTCGCGGACGCCGGGATCCCGTTCCTCGCCGTCGTGGGCAACCACGAGTCGACGCGGGGAGGCCAGTGGCTCGACCTCTTCGAACGGCTCGGGCTCGCGACCCGGCTCGGCGACGCCCCGACCGTCGTCGGCGACGTCGCCTTCTACGGCCTCGATCACGTCCCCGTCTCCCGCCGCGACGACCTCAAGTACGACTTCGAGCCGCACGATGCCGACTACGCGGCGCTCGTCGCACACGGCCTCTTCGAGCCGTTCGCCCACGCCGACTGGGACACGGAGACCGTCCTCGCGGAGAGCGACGTCGACTTCGACGCGATGCTCCTCGGCGACAACCACACCCCCGACAGCGCCGAGGTCGCGGGGACGTGGGTCACCTATCCGGGGTCGACCGAGCGCGCGAGCGCGAGCGAGCGCGAGGGACGCGGCTACAACCTCGTGAGCTTCGACGAGGCGTCCGTCGGCGGCGACGACCGCGTGGAGATCCGCCGACGCGCGCTCGACACCCGCGAGTTCGTCTTCGTGAGCGTCGAACTCGGACCCGACGAGGGCGAGGCGCGCGTCCGCGAGCGGGTCCGCGAACACGACCTCGCCGACGCCGTCGTGCTCGTCGAGATAACCGGTGAGGGCGACCCGGTCACCCCGGCCGCGGTCGAGGAGTTCGCGGACGCCGAGGGCGCACTCGTCGCGCGCGTCACCGACCGCCGAACGGTGGAGACCGACGAGGAGTTCAACGTGAGCTTCGCCGACCCCGAGGCGGCCGTCCGCGAGCGGATCGCGGAGATGGGGCTCTCGGCGGCCGGGCTCGACGTCGACGACGCGGTCCGGTCGGACTCGATCGCCGACGCCAACGTCCGCGAGACCGTGAAGAACCGCGTCGAGGAGCGGCTCGACGACCCATCCGCGTTCGCCGCCGCGGACGACGCCGAAGGCGAGAGCGACGCGGAAAACACCGGCCGCGAGGAGGCGTCGGGAGGTGACGGCGATCCGGAGAAAGCGTCGGAACGCGACCCGATCGACGACGATGCGACCGAGGCCGACACGGCCGACGAAGGATCGGCTGACGAGAGATCGGCCGACGACGACGCGACCGACGACGAAAACGATCGATCCGACCGGTCCACGCCGGCGGACGGGCAGGTCTCCATGGAGGACTACCTGTGA